A genome region from Coffea arabica cultivar ET-39 chromosome 7e, Coffea Arabica ET-39 HiFi, whole genome shotgun sequence includes the following:
- the LOC113700755 gene encoding putative late blight resistance protein homolog R1B-17: MKVAYSVELEIDSALLGDKHEHCLDAFARDIKLMKIEAEEIYDSIRYDAETLRVTKTTIHMPSQIVAPIFNEALVGLNDEVESIIDRLVRGSSQLDIVAIVGMPGLGKTTLASKVYGDPSINFHFHIRAWCTVSQVYSKHNLLLQILCAIDSGSCDQCHTMNEDDFAAKLYQQLKGKRYVIVLDDVWDIDGWNLLKHSLPDDCNGSRVLLTSRFHNLSLEIRPDSKPLHLRPLTDKESLELLQKKLFAKEDCPATLSEVVLHVAKCCKGLPLAVVLVAGILATTQQDCLEDVARRLSSTIFVENEHCMKTLEYSYNYLPDYLKPCLLYLGAFQEDQNIPVRKLLQLWISEGFVRRIEGKSLEDVADNYLMDLIGRSLVMPTQRRSLGGIKVCRIHDLVHEFCVEKAKEENFLGIVNVDDLHTFPGPSNPHRLSIYPSTSKGPIKSRLIFPNLRSLLFVDCKYGQQLDLDGSSLKFLLSKLLRVLDLGEMHCLYFPREVLFLVHLRYLRINWNFGQIPSAIANLSRLETLAVGGPLVRNIFLLPNAIWNMKTLKHLVVFPHYRVGGLEFPMDNVECSPDLEHLETLSLAIDPSSQGQSLQKILSKLPSICRLTCVNGNDNWHSECNASAGNHDGILVLDYLSHLESLKMGGFAGYEFVFPLNLRKLTISYNHQPWSKISAIGKLPNLEMLKLGPYSFVGEEWEMEEGEFQNLRCLQLLGLDIRWWTASCDNFCCLEKLVLLNCFRLEEVPSCLGETLTLDIIEMTSCHESAVNSMKKIQQEQMDMGNKDLKIVIVERRKWSTSSS, from the coding sequence ATGAAGGTTGCATACTCTGTAGAATTAGAAATTGACTCTGCATTGCTTGGTgataaacatgaacattgtCTGGATGCTTTTGCTAGAGATATCAAGCTTATGAAGATTGAGGCTGAAGAGATCTATGACAGCATAAGGTATGATGCTGAAACCCTGAGAGTTACCAAGACTACCATTCACATGCCATCACAAATTGTTGCTCCAATATTTAATGAAGCTCTAGTAGGTCTCAATGATGAGGTGGAAAGTATAATTGATAGACTTGTGAGAGGATCAAGCCAGTTGGATATTGTTGCCATTGTAGGTATGCCTGGGCTTGGTAAAACCACATTAGCTAGTAAAGTTTATGGTGATCCTTCAATAAATTTCCACTTCCATATTCGAGCTTGGTGTACTGTTTCTCAAGTATATAGCAAGCACAATTTGTTACTGCAGATTTTGTGTGCTATTGATTCTGGGAGTTGTGACCAATGTCATACgatgaatgaagatgatttCGCTGCAAAGCTGTACCAGCAATTGAAAGGGAAGAGGTATGTCATTGTTTTGGATGATGTTTGGGACATTGACGGGTGGAATTTGTTGAAACACTCATTGCCAGACGACTGCAATGGAAGCAGGGTACTCTTAACCAGCAGATTTCACAACTTGTCTTTGGAAATTAGACCGGATAGCAAGCCTCTCCATCTTCGCCCACTTACTGATAAAGAGAGTTTGGAATTGCTGCAGAAGAAACTATTTGCCAAAGAAGATTGTCCTGCAACATTAAGTGAAGTTGTACTGCATGTAGCAAAATGCTGTAAGGGCCTACCTCTTGCAGTTGTCCTTGTTGCTGGAATTCTTGCTACTACTCAGCAAGATTGCTTGGAAGACGTCGCAAGACGTCTAAGTTCCACCATTTTTGTGGAAAATGAACACTGCATGAAGACACTTGAGTACAGTTACAATTATTTACCAGATTATTTGAAACCATGCCTTCTTTACTTGGGTGCATTTCAGGAAGACCAAAACATTCCTGTCCGAAAGTTGTTACAACTTTGGATCTCTGAAGGATTCGTGCGAAGGATTGAAGGAAAGAGTTTAGAGGATGTGGCAGACAACTATTTGATGGATCTGATTGGGAGAAGTTTAGTTATGCCTACACAACGAAGATCTTTAGGTGGGATCAAAGTTTGCCGAATTCATGATTTGGTACATGAGTTTTGTGTGgagaaagcaaaagaagaaaattttctagGGATTGTAAATGTGGATGACCTTCATACTTTTCCTGGACCGTCTAATCCCCACCGGCTGTCTATTTACCCTAGCACCAGTAAGGGACCTATAAAGTCAAGGCTAATTTTTCCCAATTTGCGTAGTTTGCTCTTCGTTGATTGTAAATATGGACAGCAGTTGGATTTGGACGGAAGTTCACTCAAATTTCTGTTATCTAAACTTCTTAGAGTGTTGGATTTGGGGGAGATGCATTGTCTGTATTTTCCAAGGGAAGTGTTATTCCTTGTTCACTTGCGGTACTTGAGGATAAATTGGAACTTTGGGCAAATCCCATCTGCAATAGCCAACCTCTCAAGGTTAGAAACTTTGGCTGTAGGAGGACCCCTTGTTCGTAATATTTTTCTGTTACCAAACGCTATCTGGAACATGAAAACGTTAAAGCATCTTGTTGTTTTCCCACACTATAGAGTTGGTGGTTTGGAATTTCCCATGGACAATGTTGAATGCTCCCCAGATTTAGAACACTTAGAAACTTTATCCCTTGCAATCGATCCCTCTTCTCAAGGTCAAAGCTTGCAAAAGATACTGTCAAAGTTGCCGAGCATCTGCAGGCTAACATGCGTGAATGGGAATGACAATTGGCATTCTGAATGCAACGCATCTGCGGGAAATCACGATGGGATTCTCGTGCTGGATTACTTGAGTCATTTAGAATCACTTAAGATGGGTGGATTTGCCGGATATGAGTTTGTATTCCCattgaatttgagaaagttgaCAATCTCATATAATCATCAGCCATGGAGtaaaatttcagcaattggaaAGCTGCCCAACCTTGAAATGCTTAAATTAGGCCCTTATTCCTTTGTGGGGGAAGAATGGGAAATGGAAGAAGGGGAGTTCCAAAACCTCCGATGCTTGCAATTGCTTGGCTTGGACATTCGCTGGTGGACTGCATCTTGTGATAATTTTTGCTGTCTTGAGAAATTGGTTTTACTGAATTGTTTTAGGCTGGAAGAGGTCCCTTCTTGTTTAGGGGAAACCCTCACTCTTGACATAATTGAGATGACATCGTGTCATGAGTCTGCCGTAAATTCTATGAAGAAAATTCAGCAAGAGCAGATGGATATGGGAAATAAGGATCTAAAGATCGTGATTGTTGAACGACGAAAGTGGTCCACGTCTTCTTCTTAG